Proteins encoded together in one Macadamia integrifolia cultivar HAES 741 chromosome 8, SCU_Mint_v3, whole genome shotgun sequence window:
- the LOC122087342 gene encoding transcription factor MYC2-like — protein MTDYRLPTMNLWTDDNASMMEAFLASDLTGFGGWASSSSASTTPNIADPSRTIAQPQPSMLLSQESLQQRLQTLIENARDSWTYAIFWQSSVDISGASLLGWGDGYYKGEEVKMKRKMTPALAAEQENRKKVLRDLNSLISGVPASADDAVAVDEEVTDTEWFFLVSMTQSFVDGGGLPGQAFFTSSPIWVTGSERLASSSCERVRQGQVFGLQTMVCIPSANGVVELGSTELIFHNSDLMNKVRVLFNFNNLEMGSWPTAQTDQGENDPSSLWLSDPSSSVIEIKDSVNTAPTASTAVTATTTAPAIVPEISKSSHFEQPSSSSLTENPSTITIQHHQQTQQQTQSFFPRELNFSEFAFDGSSAMNGASSCKPESGEILNFGESKRTSSSANGNLFSNNSTQFAADDKKKKSPTSRGSNEEGILSFTSGVVLPSSGVVKSSCGTGDSDHSDLEASVREAESSRVVDPEKRPRKRGRKPANGREEPLNHVEAERQRREKLNQRFYALRAVVPNVSKMDKASLLGDAIAYIEELKKKFKTAESDKEVLQTQVDTLKKELASKPGPVMPVTDNDRKNSSQGSKPSDMEIEVKILGREAMIQIQCNKKNHPAARLMAALKELDLDVQHANVSVVKDLMIQQAAVKMSNRIFSQDQLRIDLFSKVAEPR, from the coding sequence ATGACGGATTACCGGTTACCGACGATGAATCTGTGGACAGACGATAACGCTTCGATGATGGAAGCTTTTTTGGCTTCCGATCTCACAGGTTTCGGTGGTTGGGCTTCTTCGTCGTCGGCTTCAACAACACCTAACATAGCTGATCCTTCAAGAACCATAGCTCAACCCCAACCTTCGATGTTGCTCAGTCAAGAGTCTCTTCAGCAGAGGCTACAAACTCTAATTGAGAATGCTCGGGACAGCTGGACTTATGCGATTTTCTGGCAGTCTTCGGTTGACATTTCTGGTGCTTCTTTGTTGGGGTGGGGTGATGGTTATTATAAGGGAGAAGAGGTtaagatgaagaggaagatgactcCTGCTTTGGCGGCGGAGCAGGAGAATCGGAAGAAGGTGCTTCGAGATCTCAATTCATTGATCTCTGGTGTACCGGCTTCAGCCGACGACGCTGTAGCTGTCGATGAAGAGGTTACCGATACAGAATGGTTCTTTCTTGTATCGATGACACAGTCGTTTGTGGACGGTGGTGGTCTTCCTGGTCAAGCTTTCTTCACTTCGTCGCCGATTTGGGTCACCGGAAGTGAGAGGCTTGCGAGTTCGTCTTGCGAGCGAGTACGGCAAGGGCAAGTCTTTGGGTTGCAGACGATGGTTTGTATTCCTTCTGCGAACGGCGTGGTTGAATTAGGTTCGACGGAACTGATATTCCACAACTCCGATCTGATGAACaaggttagggttttgtttaaTTTCAACAATCTTGAAATGGGTTCTTGGCCGACGGCTCAGACGGATCAAGGTGAGAACGATCCCTCCTCACTCTGGCTCTCAGATCCGTCGTCATCGGTGATCGAAATTAAGGACTCTGTTAATACCGCCCCAACTGCTTCTACTGCTGTTACTGCTACAACTACAGCCCCTGCCATTGTTCCTGAGATTTCTAAGTCAAGTCACTTCGAACAGCCGAGCTCGAGTAGCTTAACTGAAAACCCTAGCACGATAACTATACAGCATCATCAGCAGACACAACAACAGACGCAGAGCTTCTTCCCTAGAGAATTGAACTTCTCCGAATTTGCATTCGATGGAAGTAGTGCGATGAATGGCGCTTCTTCTTGTAAGCCGGAGTCTGGAGAGATCTTAAATTTTGGGGAAAGCAAGAGGACTTCGAGCAGTGCTAATGGTAATCTCTTCTCAAACAATTCAACACAATTTGCTGCAgatgataagaagaagaaatctcCCACATCGAGGGGTAGTAACGAAGAGGGCATTCTCTCATTCACTTCTGGCGTAGTATTGCCCTCTTCTGGTGTTGTTAAATCGAGCTGTGGAACCGGAGATTCTGACCACTCTGACCTTGAAGCTTCGGTTCGAGAGGCTGAGAGTAGCAGAGTGGTTGACCCTGAAAAACGACCGCGGAAGCGAGGAAGGAAACCTGCCAATGGCCGAGAAGAGCCACTGAATCATGTTGAAGCAGAGAGACAGAGGCGCGAGAAGCTCAACCAGAGATTCTATGCATTAAGAGCTGTGGTACCCAATGTCTCCAAGATGGACAAAGCTTCCCTCCTTGGTGATGCCATTGCCTACATCGAGGAGCTCAAAAAGAAGTTCAAAACAGCTGAATCTGACAAGGAGGTCTTGCAGACTCAAGTTGATACCCTGAAGAAGGAGCTAGCTAGTAAACCTGGACCAGTCATGCCTGTAACTGATAATGATCGTAAGAACTCAAGTCAAGGAAGCAAGCCATCGGATATGGAAATTGAAGTGAAGATTCTTGGCCGGGAAGCCATGATTCAAATCCAGTGCAATAAGAAGAACCACCCAGCAGCAAGGTTAATGGCTGCTCTCAAGGAGCTGGACCTAGATGTTCAACATGCAAATGTCTCTGTGGTGAAGGATTTGATGATTCAACAAGCTGCAGTGAAGATGTCAAACAGGATATTCAGTCAGGATCAGCTCAGGATTGATCTATTTTCAAAAGTTGCAGAACCTCGATGA